A region from the Streptomyces tsukubensis genome encodes:
- the sigJ gene encoding RNA polymerase sigma factor SigJ yields MAELSEFEKHRRRLWAIAYRITGSVSDADDAVQETWLRWQKLPDGTADSPGAFLTTVVSRICYDQLTSARARRETYIGTWLPEPLVTVTEGGPEERATLDESVGTALLTVMERLSPPERTALVLHDVFAVPFAEIADVVGRSPDSVRQLASRARRRVRDEEPRRSVDRAEHRRTVEAFLAAVTGGELEQLLEILDPEVVWRSDGGGKVMAARIPVVGREKVAHFLGKVLRRFVPGRSWIAVRDINGAPGLVAADPVGDWAAVYSFTVRDGRIARIDCIINPDKLAHLDFAALRGVPPAGGAGGPE; encoded by the coding sequence ATGGCCGAGCTGTCCGAGTTCGAGAAGCACCGCCGCCGACTGTGGGCCATCGCCTACCGCATCACCGGCTCCGTCTCGGACGCCGACGACGCCGTACAGGAGACCTGGCTGCGCTGGCAGAAACTGCCGGACGGCACGGCGGACTCCCCGGGCGCCTTTCTGACCACCGTGGTCAGCCGGATCTGCTACGACCAGCTCACCTCGGCCCGCGCCCGGCGCGAGACGTACATCGGAACGTGGCTCCCCGAGCCGCTGGTCACCGTCACCGAAGGCGGGCCCGAGGAGCGGGCGACGCTCGACGAGTCCGTGGGCACCGCCCTGCTCACCGTCATGGAACGGCTCAGCCCGCCCGAACGGACCGCGCTCGTCCTCCACGACGTCTTCGCCGTACCGTTCGCCGAGATCGCGGACGTGGTGGGCCGCAGCCCCGACTCCGTACGGCAACTGGCCTCCCGGGCCCGCCGCCGGGTCCGCGACGAGGAGCCCCGCCGCTCGGTCGACCGCGCCGAGCACCGCCGTACCGTCGAGGCCTTCCTCGCCGCCGTCACCGGCGGCGAACTGGAACAGCTTCTGGAGATCCTCGACCCCGAGGTGGTCTGGCGCTCCGACGGCGGCGGCAAGGTCATGGCGGCCAGGATCCCGGTCGTGGGCCGCGAGAAGGTCGCCCACTTCCTCGGCAAGGTGCTGCGCAGGTTCGTCCCCGGCCGCTCCTGGATCGCGGTCCGCGATATCAACGGAGCCCCGGGGCTGGTCGCCGCCGATCCGGTCGGAGACTGGGCCGCCGTGTACTCGTTCACGGTCCGCGACGGCCGCATCGCCCGTATCGACTGCATCATCAACCCCGACAAACTCGCCCACCTCGACTTCGCCGCCCTGCGCGGCGTGCCGCCCGCCGGAGGTGCCGGCGGCCCGGAGTGA
- a CDS encoding NAD(P)/FAD-dependent oxidoreductase, with protein sequence MTTTQQQRSSLEKPQVTVLGAGYGGLLAALRLAPHARVTLVDPADRFTERVRLHERAAARTDISHPLAGLLRGTGVRHVAARAAALDPAARTVTTDDGQVLPYDRLVYALGSRTGTPAAAEAAVESQGRLHTAESAAALRDRMRGAPGSVAVVGGGLTGIEMAAELAETYPDRSIRLLSSGPVAAGHSARSRDHIRTVLSGLGVRIEEGIDVPGPEAVDADTVVWSASMVPNTGLASAAGLTLDPATGRIAVDETLRSVSHPEIYAAGDAAAAHNATAGALRMGCATALPTGSRAASSIISGIRGEQPAPLKFAYVVQCVSLGRRDGVVQFVRGDDSPRSRSLTGRTAARFKEQIVLSTIRTFRLARRTPGLIPAVPGMS encoded by the coding sequence ATGACGACGACACAGCAGCAGCGCAGCTCTCTCGAAAAGCCGCAGGTGACGGTTCTGGGGGCCGGGTACGGGGGGCTGCTCGCCGCACTGCGGCTCGCCCCGCACGCCCGGGTCACCCTGGTCGACCCCGCCGACCGCTTCACCGAGCGGGTCCGCCTCCATGAGCGCGCCGCGGCCCGTACCGATATCAGCCACCCCCTGGCCGGGCTGCTGCGCGGTACCGGGGTCCGGCACGTGGCGGCCCGGGCCGCGGCCCTGGACCCGGCGGCACGGACGGTCACCACCGACGACGGGCAGGTGCTTCCCTACGACCGCCTGGTCTACGCCCTCGGCAGCCGTACGGGCACCCCGGCTGCCGCCGAAGCCGCAGTCGAATCGCAGGGCCGTCTCCACACCGCCGAGTCGGCCGCGGCCCTGCGCGACCGGATGCGCGGAGCCCCGGGGTCGGTCGCCGTCGTCGGAGGCGGGCTCACCGGTATCGAGATGGCCGCCGAACTGGCCGAGACCTACCCCGACCGGTCCATACGCCTCCTCTCCTCGGGGCCCGTCGCCGCCGGGCACTCCGCCCGCAGCCGCGACCACATCCGCACGGTCCTCTCGGGTCTCGGCGTCCGGATCGAAGAGGGCATCGACGTCCCCGGCCCCGAGGCGGTGGACGCCGACACCGTCGTCTGGTCGGCGTCGATGGTCCCCAACACCGGCCTGGCCTCCGCCGCCGGACTGACGCTCGACCCCGCGACCGGCCGGATCGCCGTCGACGAGACCCTCCGCTCCGTCAGCCACCCCGAGATCTACGCCGCCGGGGACGCCGCCGCAGCCCACAACGCGACCGCGGGCGCCCTGCGCATGGGCTGCGCGACAGCCCTCCCCACCGGCTCGCGCGCGGCCTCTTCGATCATCTCCGGGATCCGGGGCGAACAGCCCGCACCACTGAAGTTCGCCTATGTCGTCCAGTGCGTGAGCCTCGGCCGCCGGGACGGGGTGGTCCAGTTCGTCAGAGGGGACGACTCCCCGCGCTCCCGTTCCCTCACCGGCCGCACGGCGGCCCGCTTCAAGGAGCAGATCGTGCTCTCGACGATCCGCACGTTCCGGCTGGCCCGCCGCACCCCCGGCCTGATCCCCGCCGTCCCCGGTATGAGCTGA
- a CDS encoding class I SAM-dependent methyltransferase — translation MTNSPPQQPHPPRQAPPDQAPGPVPPAGTLAGSPRARSFDAAAAQYAAARPTYPPALFDAVEEITGRPLRGARVVDVGAGTGIASGLLAGRGARVTAVEPGAGMAREFHRALPEIPLVRGVGDALPLAGGWADLITYAQSWHWTDPARSLPEAVRVLRPGGSLALWWNAADYSVPWLAAQGARFRQWIPEWTNGSPGAARELPAAFPAVHRTLRWTRSVPLTTHLDNIGSHSLLLTLGRDRAAELLDRERTELLKVFPGGTVPEAYTVELTVTTTEAAQRHRIRNP, via the coding sequence ATGACGAACTCCCCGCCACAGCAGCCCCATCCACCCCGGCAAGCACCGCCGGACCAGGCTCCCGGCCCGGTCCCGCCCGCCGGAACGCTCGCCGGTTCGCCGCGCGCCCGCTCCTTCGACGCCGCGGCCGCCCAGTACGCCGCGGCCCGCCCCACCTATCCGCCCGCGCTCTTCGACGCGGTCGAGGAGATCACCGGCCGGCCGCTGCGCGGGGCGCGCGTCGTCGACGTCGGCGCGGGCACCGGGATCGCCAGCGGGCTGCTGGCCGGGCGCGGTGCCCGGGTCACGGCCGTGGAACCGGGCGCGGGCATGGCGCGGGAGTTCCACCGGGCGCTCCCGGAGATTCCGCTGGTACGGGGTGTGGGCGACGCCCTTCCACTGGCCGGCGGCTGGGCGGACCTGATCACCTACGCACAGTCGTGGCACTGGACGGACCCCGCACGCTCCCTCCCCGAAGCCGTCCGGGTCCTGCGGCCCGGCGGCTCCCTGGCGCTGTGGTGGAACGCCGCCGACTACTCCGTGCCCTGGCTCGCCGCCCAGGGAGCCCGCTTCCGGCAGTGGATCCCCGAGTGGACGAACGGCTCACCGGGAGCCGCCCGCGAACTGCCCGCGGCCTTCCCCGCAGTGCACCGCACCCTCCGCTGGACCCGTTCCGTACCGCTCACCACCCATCTCGACAACATCGGCAGCCACTCCCTGCTGCTGACCCTCGGCCGGGACCGGGCCGCCGAACTGCTGGACCGGGAGCGGACGGAACTGCTGAAGGTCTTCCCCGGCGGAACGGTCCCCGAGGCGTACACGGTCGAACTGACGGTCACCACCACCGAAGCCGCCCAGCGGCACCGCATCCGGAATCCGTAG